A single Osmerus mordax isolate fOsmMor3 chromosome 9, fOsmMor3.pri, whole genome shotgun sequence DNA region contains:
- the rmnd1 gene encoding required for meiotic nuclear division protein 1 homolog, translated as MILRTLFCRLRIHQPLVRTAVSSHSGVADPVQQHKYETQTKTFAALNSSVSFPRTARDQCWTLGQAVQHNLHKPQCFNTRTSSAVSSDLTQYRSVQMRFYSTLPIKTVFKPAFKSVPLPGKRIPKGPRTKQPSRANQPVQEDTDVMQCIAYATADQYHLPTLCHDLIAHGFYEVDLPRDASNVLVICTDNVSKPGDNALMFFFREGSVVFWNVEEKTMKKAMRILEQHEIQPYEVALIHWENEEINYQIGEGNSKLHHGNFLLNSEMEQDQAVLEKFAFSNALSLSVKLAIWEVSLDNFVDSIQSIPEMLKSGQSVKLSRGDVLQKIGELFSLRHCINLSSDLLMTPDFYWDREELEQLYDKTCQFLSINRRVKVVNEKLQHCTELTDLMRNHLSEKHSLRLEWMIVILITIEVMFELARVIF; from the exons ATGATTCTCCGAACTCTCTTCTGCCGACTGAGAATTCATCAGCCTTTGGTGAGGACAGCTGTGTCATCCCATTCTGGTGTGGCAGATCCAGTCCAGCAACACAAGTATGAGACACAAACAAAGACATTTGCAGCCTTGAACAGCTCAGTATCTTTTCCTAGAACGGCTCGTGACCAATGCTGGACATTAGGACAAGCTGTGCAACATAATTTGCACAAGCCACAGTGTTTCAACACAAGGACATCTTCAGCTGTCTCAAGTGATCTCACCCAGTACCGGAGTGTACAGATGCGTTTCTACTCGACACTGCCTATCAAAACTGTGTTCAAGCCAGCTTTCAAATCTGTGCCTCTTCCTGGAAAGAGAATACCTAAAGGGCCGAGAACCAAGCAACCTTCCAGAGCTAACCAGCCTGTCCAGGAGGACACG gATGTGATGCAGTGTATTGCCTATGCTACTGCAGACCAATATCATTTGCCTACTCTCTGCCATGATCTCATAGCCCATGGCTTTTATGAAGTAGATTTGCCAAGAG ATGCCTCAAATGTATTGGTAATATGCACAGACAACGTTTCAAAACCAGGAGACAATGCACTAATGTTTTTCTTCAG GGAAGGCTCAGTGGTGTTCTGGAATGTTGAAGAAAAAACG ATGAAAAAAGCAATGAGAATTCTAGAACAGCATGAGATCCAGCCCTATGAGGTGGCTTTGATCCACtgggaaaatgaagagataaacTATCAAATTGGAGA AGGAAACTCCAAGCTTCACCACGGTAACTTCCTTCTGAACAGTGAGATGGAGCAAGACCAAGCAGTGTTGGAGAAGTTCGCATTCTCCaacgctctctccctgtcag TGAAGTTGGCGATTTGGGAAGTGTCTTTAGACAACTTTGTAGACTCCATACAGTCAATCCCAGAG ATGCTGAAATCTGGTCAAAGTGTTAAGCTGTCCAGGGGAGATGTGTTGCAGAAAATCGGGGAGCTCTTTTCTCTGAG ACACTGTATAAACTTGAGTTCTGACCTGCTCATGACGCCTGACTTCTACTGGGACAGAGAGGAGTTGGAGCAGCTGTATGACAAGACCTGTCAGTTTCTCAGCATCAACCGCCGCGTCAAG GTGGTGAACGAGAAGCTGCAGCACTGCACGGAGCTGACAGACCTGATGAGGAACCACCTGAGTGAGAAGCACAGCTTGAGGCTGGAGTGGATGATCGTCATACTCATCACGATTGAGGTGATGTTCGAACTCGCCAGAGTCATCTTCTGA
- the ccdc170 gene encoding coiled-coil domain-containing protein 170, whose translation MEGIDVDVQERRWDEQDVVHERDRLRMRVAVLEESMRSYEVECKASRETVMRLVSELGCEHRTAVSTAESLESLRLELNSALVSKRSTDIQKQSLLERLEAGSRVIEAAKLEAACLEKQVQELDRRHRASQGETRAALGQLNDLRDKLVGLLLGHTGEALQTDREILQSLADLCSREGNAKTTITELEKRLSDASKSVVLESELRRGALQRAELGEQQVQELRESLRGLEAELLAADVHRDGLSHSRDHYEQFLEQLSEKMKVDSIAADLGFDMRLHLILSRAEQLVKQEGTALVESKTLAHGLQRKLKALKERFQSKELHMELLRKKLYDLEQEKNGRSALAVQRDGAHLEARKLQKKLERLRGELGSAKLSNTELKAQLSHTNELKLQVLEQSQSLGEQSGRLEELEKGKAEVESSLTMVRSDLQSWEKTAREDQQQLATLRQTLAQLTERERELADFCMVVSKMVGLDVTSLTLPDYEIIKHMEGLFNTHHQHHPHLHYPHFHLHHPRLPWPYPAQQHPHQPWVQGSADIPGSRPALSAASLRPAAPQALPLHET comes from the exons ATGGAAGGCATTGATGTAGACGTACAAGAAAGAAGATGGGATGAG CAGGATGTGGTTCATGAGAGAGACCGGCTGAGGATGAGAGTGGCTGTGCTGGAGGAGAGCATGAGGTCGTACGAGGTTGAGTGTAAAGCCAGCAGAGAGACGGTGATGAGACTGGTGTCAGAGCTGGGCTGTGAACACAGGACTGCAGTCAGCACTGCAGAGTCGCTGGAGTCCCTCAGACTG GAGTTGAACAGTGCCCTGGTGTCAAAGAGGAGCACGGATATCCAGAAGCAGAGTctgctggagaggctggaggctggcagCCGAGTCATAGAGGCAGCTAAATTGGAGGCAGCATGCTTGGAAAAGCAGGTCCAGGAGCTGGATAGGAGACACCGTGCCAGCCAAGGGGAGACCCGGGCAGCCCTGGGCCAACTGAACGATCTACGGGACAAGCTTGTGGGTCTACTGCTGGGCCACACTGGAGAAGCCCTACAGACTGACAGAGAAATACTGCAAAGTCTGGCTGACCTTTGCTCCAGGGAGGGGAATGCAAAAACT ACCATAACGGAGCTGGAGAAGAGGCTGTCCGATGCATCAAAGTCAGTGGTCCTGGAGTCAGAACTCCGCCGTGGGGCCCTGCAGAGGGCTGAGCTGGGCGAGCAGCAGGTGCAGGAGCTGAGGGAGAGCCTGCGGGGCCTGGAGGCGGAGCTGCTGGCAGCAGACGTCCACCGGGACGGCCTGAGTCACAGCAGGGATCAT TATGAGCAGTTCCTGGAACAGCTGTCGGAGAAGATGAAGGTTGACAGCATCGCTGCTGACCTGGGGTTCGACATGAGGCTGCACCTGATCCTGTCCCGGGCAGAGCAGCTGGTCAAACAGGAAGGGACAGCATTGGTGGAGAGCAAGACTCTGGCCCACGGTCTGCAGAGGAAG CTGAAGGCCCTGAAGGAACGTTTCCAGAGCAAGGAGCTACACATGGAGTTGCTGAGGAAGAAGCTGTACgacctggagcaggagaagaacGGACGCTCAGCCCTGGCGGTGCAGCGAGACGGCGCCCACCTGGAGGCCCGGAAGCTGCAGAAGAAGCTGGAGCGACTGCGAGGGGAGCTGGGCTCCGCCAAGCTGTCCAATACAGAGCTCAAGGCCCAGCTCTCCCACACCAACGAGCTGAAG CTCCAAGTCCTGGAGCAGAGTCAGTCCCTGGGGGAGCAGagtgggaggctggaggagctggagaaggggaAGGCTGAGGTGGAGAGTTCTCTCACCATGGTGAGGTCAGATCTCCAGAGCTGGGAGAAGACGGCCAGGGAGGACCAGCAGCAGCTTGCCACTCTCAGACAGACCTTGGCCCAGCTcaccgagagggagagagag TTGGCTGACTTTTGCATGGTGGTCTCCAAGATGGTGGGTCTGGATGTCACATCTCTGACCCTCCCCGACTACGAGATCATCAAACACATGGAGGGCTTATTTAAcacccaccaccaacaccaccctcaTCTCCACTACCCTCacttccacctccaccaccccaggCTGCCCTGGCCCTACCCTGCCCAGCAGCACCCTCACCAACCCTGGGTCCAGGGCAGCGCTGACATCCCTGGGTCCAGGCCTGCCCTCTCTGCTGCATCTCTGAGGCCAGCTGCTCCCCAGGCTCTCCCTCTGCATGAAACCTAG